The Nicotiana sylvestris chromosome 6, ASM39365v2, whole genome shotgun sequence genomic sequence CTTGCTTGTTGTGGGATTGGAATATGTTGTAGCTGCTACTGTTTGATATAGTAGGCATCAATCCACATTATCCATAACTTGTCCTGCTTGTGAGATAAATCCCAGCATGTTTTAGCAATTGCTTCTTTGTTCTACAGAGGGAGATTTATAAGGTTAAGACCACCAACTGACTTAGGAGTACACATCTTATCCCATGCCACTAATGCCTTCCTAGTTATTGTATTAGTTCCTGACCAAATATAGCTTCTACAGAGTGCCTCAATTATTTTCAAAACCTTAGCAGGAAAGGTGAATAGTTGAGCCCAATAGACTTGAATACCAAATATAACAGATTGCACCAACTGCACACGACCAACATAGGATAGGTTTTTAGCAGTCCATGAGGATATCTTAGCTGTGATTTTTTCAATCAAAGGTTACCATTGTATAAGAGCTATTTTCTTTGTAGATAGAGGAATGCCTAGGTACTTGAAAGTCAAGGAACCTTGTTCAAATCCTAGGTGATCAAAAATTTGCTTCTTCACATCTTGTTTCACTCCACCAAAATACACTGAACTTTTACCCAAATTAGCCTGCAAACATGATGCTTCAGAGAACTGAGAGAAGTACTAGTATAGCGTAGTCACTAAGGATAGATTTACCCCTGGCAAACAACAATAGATCATCAGCAACACTCATATGAGTTATGTCCAATTTCTTGCACCTGGGGTGGTGCTGAAATGTAGGCTCCTTCTTAAGCTCATAGAGGGACCTACTTAAGGACTCAATCACTAGTGCAAATAGAAAAGGAGAGGTAGGATCTCCTTGTCGAAGACGCTTAGTAGCATTGAAAGGTCTAGTAGTTTCTCTATTCACAAGGACAATATAGTTTACTGTCCTGATGCATTCCATTATCCATTTTATAAATCTGTCAGTTTGTAAAAAGATCTACTCCACTGAATCATATACTTTTTGAAGGTCAATCTTTATCATACTCCTACGGGATATTTGAGCTCTAGTAAAAGATTTAACTAGTTCATGAGCTAGGATGACATTGTCAGCAATCTTTCTACCAGGAATGAAACCTGCTTGAGCTTCACAAATTATAAATGGCATGACTTTCTGCAATCTAGAAGCCAAGATCTTAGAGATCATCTTGTATAGGATTGAACAACAAGCTATTGGTCTATACTCTTTGATTGCGGCAGGCTTAGTCACTTTAGGAACTAATGTGACAATGGTACAATTTATTGCCTTTTAAATCTTTCCAGTTGAGAAGAACTCCTTTATAGCCTCTATAATATGAATATTGATAATGCCCCATGAGTTTTTGAAGAAAACTGCATTAAAACCATAAATACCTAGAGCTTTATCATCACCAATTGATTTAAGACTCTCAACAATCTCTTGGTCAGTTACCTTTGCACACAAATCCACCATTCGTAATGAGACAGTGTTTGACCATTCTTCATGTATGATCTGTTTATGGCTGGTAAAGAATTGGCAGCTGATCCCATTAAACTTTTGTAGAAATCCATGATCTCTCTTTTGATGGCTTCAGGGCCAGTCAACTTGTCTCCTAGTAATATTATGATTTCTGTAATCTGGTTCCTTTGGGTTCTATCCTTCATTACTGCTATGAAGTATTTAGAGTTGGAATCTCCAAGCTATATCCATCTTACTCTAGCTTTTTGTTGTAGAAAACTCTCTTCAATTAAGGACCACTTCTCAAGATTGAGTAGTGTTTCCTTCTCCATATCTAATAAAGCATCAGTATAAGTCATTGAAATCTGTTCTTGAATGCTCCTCAGTTCTATTCTAGCATTCTCAATTCTCTAAGTGATGCCCCTGAATTCCCTAGAGTTTAAAACTTTCAGAGCAAGTTTCAGGTCTTTCAATTTTGTCCATACTGATTTCAAAGTTCCATGAGTATTGTGAGGATTCCATATGCTTGCCACTATTTGAGAGAAATCTTTATGTGCTGGCCATATGTTGAAAAATCTAAAAGGTACTCTACTAGTCCATGTTGAAGATGACAGTGTTAAAAGCATAGGAGCATGGTCTGATATTTGAGGCAAAACATAGTTTGTTTCCACATGGCCCTAGGACATCATCCATTCATAATTACCAAAGACTCTGTCCAGTCTACTGCTGACCCTATCTACACCATGCTGTTTATTAGTCCATGTATAATAGTCACCCCTCCGAGGTAGTCCCGTTAATGCTGTTTGTTGAAGGTAAGCAACAAATTTTTGAATTTCTGAGTAGCTTACTAGGCTACAATATAGTCTGTCATTTGAATATAGTACTGCATTGAAATCTCCTGCTATTAGCCATGGAACTGTTATACTTACTGATAGTAGTTGTAGGTTATCCTATAGAGCTCTTCTTTGTTCTATCCCATTGTAACCATACACTATAGTGAGTAAGCAATCTATATCTCCCCTTCTACTTTTCACCTGACAATCATCTTTAATACTAGTAATAATGAGATGACTAGTATCCCATAGTAACCAAATCCTTCCATTCCTAGCATCTTTATAATTTGTCGGTATACTCTATCCAGGAACAATCGCTTTTGAAATCCTTTGAGAATTCACCTCCTTCACTTTAGTTTCTACAAGACCTACTAACTTTATTTTATTGCTCCTAATATACTCCCTATCCTCCTTCAATTTATACCTTTTATTTACACCTCTTATATTCCAAAACAACCAATTCATCATTGTTGATTACTACTTCCACCTCTATCACCAGGTGGATTGTGTACTTCATGTCTACTTATAGAAATTGCCTCAAACCTATTTCTCACTGGGATGAGAGACAAAAGAGGAATGTTGATGAGATTAAGTTTAGGGCTTTACACTGCTTTGCCTTTATCATCCTGTTTCTCGGCTATATGTACCAAGTTTTGCTGAGTATTAATCTCCTTAGGTTCAGGTATCTTTGTTACTCTTCTGTGATCTTCAGCTTCCAAATTGTTGACACCTTGTTGTTGAGTCTCATACGAGGTTATATTAAGTGGCTCAGATGCATTAGGTATAGGACCTTTAGTTCTTCATTCGTGTATGATCACCTTGTTACTCCTTACTTTCTAAGGCTGGATTGGCTTTTATCATAAGTCTAGTTTTATTTGAACACTTGTGTCCCACAACCAAGCATTTGTCACAATAGGCAAGTTTCCAGTCATATGTAACAGCTTGTGAAAACTTCTTTCCAATTGGGTCCATAACCACAATTTCAATTGGCAACTCTGTTGTAACATTAACCTCAATAAGCATTCGAGCAAAAGATACCCGAGTATGCTTAGTAGTGCACTCATCAACAAATATAGGCTTTCCAATTATACTAGTAATTTTGCTTAGTGAGCCAACTCCCCAACAAGACATAGGCAACTTAGGAAATTTAACCCACAATAGAATAACAATAGGAAACTCTTTAGTGAAATCAAAGTCAGGGTCCATGGTTTTAGAATAATAGGCTTATTGGCTATTGAATAAGGACCAACACACAGTATTTCACGAGCATCTTCAATAGTGCAAAATCTAATTATGTAATAGCCTTCATCGTGTTAAAACAGATCAGGCTCAACAACATGTGACTAGTGTAAATTAATGTACCTCTTCATCGCATTAGACCCTGGTCCATCACCTAAAATATATGCAATCAATGCATACCTATATTTGTTCTCTTCCTTTTCTACCTCTGATTTGTCTAGTTGAACCATAGGCTGACCATCAACAATTTATGGTGGAATATAGGATAGTGACATACCATTCGTAGAAAATCGATTCTTCTGGAACAAGGTTGTCCATGGAGCTTTAGGTGCAATTTCAATTTCCATCACCACCTCTGCCTCTGTTGATTTCTCCGACGAGCCTAGGGAATTTACTTGACTTTGAGCTGGATTGATCACATTTACTGTTCCATTGACTGGCACTGTCGAAGTAGCTGCTACATGACCAATTGACATTGGAGATGTTAGATCTAGTCGCTTAGAGATGTTAGGATGGCTCGAAGTAGAACCAGATTCACCTGCAACACCTCTCTTAGCTGGATCTGTAATTTGAGTTGATGAAGGTGGAGTTGCTTCTGGTACTGCTTGCTCCATCAATGGCTGATTTCCAATTACCATTGAGCTTACAAGAGTAGTTAGCGAGTATTTTCGAGGTCGACCTCGTCCTCTGCCTCTCCCTTTCACCATGGCTACACAGGCGGCGTACATTTAACTAATATGCGCTGAGAGCATTGCGAAGAAGGCGCTTCATATCTTACTCTTCTATTGATGATGATGAGAAGAGAATAATCCAACATTTGAAGCAGTTATGACTAATTGATACATTAACTACGATGATGTGGTATTTATTATGTCTTTTAAacttatttatttgaattttacaCTAACTTCTTCTTGACTTAAATCCAACATATATTTTTCTTTGAATATAtattgtgagcacctaattttttccCTAATGCCAAATTaatcctaaaaaaataataaatatttcaAAATAGTTTTTATcaattttgtagaattttaggaACTTTTCTCTAGCTTAGTTAATGTCTTGCATTTCATTTTTATGCATAAGCACtttaaatcatgaaaatgccaaaaatattttattctttCATGCAATAAATTTTAGATTTTAATTGCATGTTAGTTgcatttataaaatataaaatatcaaAATACATTTGTCATTGTTAGTTTAAATTATTACATAAAAATGGCATAGGTTACTTTTACAAAAAAATAGGATCAATTTGAATTAATGGTTAAGAGGCTACAATTTGAAGAAAATTGATCAAAAGGCCGAAAAAGGTCAAATTGGGCCAATTCTATCggtccaaaactccacaagaatTTACCTAAACCCAATGCCCATAACCCAGCCCGCTTGGCCCAAATCCTCCTCTTCATTAAAATACCCTCATCTCTCATTCTCACACAGACACAAAATATCGGACCCCCACCCCAAAAAGAAAACCCTAGCGCCCCTAACTCCTCCTTCTTCAGCAGAGAAGGACGACGCCACCCCTCCTATTTTTTTTGGATGAAACCCAGCCACCGACCCCTCCTTCTTCTACACCCAAAAACCTAGCTGCCCACCCTCCTCTAACACATTATTCTCTTCTGACCTCTCCCATTCTTCGACACACGAAAAAATCGAAGCCACCTTCAAAATTCAAAAGAACTTCAACAACAAATCTAGATTTTTGAGAATTAAAACGAAGATATGAGAGCTTAAGAGTTCGAAAAAAATAGCAGCGGAGTGACTAAGCTGTTCTTTTAGATCTAGAAATTCAAATTGTAGCGAAGAAGAATTTCGAGGCTATTTTGATTTACTGCTATACTCTGTATTTCCTGGGGTTTTAAGGAGTATTTTAGCTCAAAGACGCTTTAATTTGGTGCTGAGTCTGCTGTGCTTTACCAAATTTGTTGCTGAAATAGTTATTATCAATTTTTCAAAGCCAGAGAtatattttcttaccatattaTTTTATTGTCCAGGTACTGCTCCTTGattaaataatataaatttgCAGATTTGCTTGGGAATAAGAATTATTGGAAATTGTTCATATGTCACCTGTTTTGTCATTACTTTTGTTTGATGGCTATTATTGGTTTGTTTAATTACAGGAGCGTACATTGAAACATGAGGCTGAATTGCAAGTTTGAATTTATTGTGTTTATTCTATTGGAAACAACACATATAAGTGTgcatttccttcttcttctttttgtgaaATGGTGGAGGAAGAAATTGATGAAAACATGTAAAAGGTAAAGGAACGAATAATTGGTGTAATCCCATAGGCAAAATTGAAGGAATttcattatttttgttttattgcAATTGTTAATTACTATTagattaattcatgattttatgTGCTTTGGATTGTTCTGCATTTGCTCCAAATGATTAGCGTGGAGGGGGGGGGTTGTCCAGATGGATCACCTATTGATTTTATTTGAGTTGGACTCCCCATGGAGGGTCCAATTAGGCCTAATATGATCAAAATCCTTTAGAATTCTTTATTCACTACACAGACCCCAACAAACCAACATAAGCTCGACCTTAGTTTCGGCTCCAAACTAAAAGAGAGGTTATACTTTAGGCCAGCTTAAAGTTTCCATAATCCCTTAGACTCTCCCACTACAACTTTGAGCAATAATTAATTCATGAATAATCCTAGTTTACTTTAGGCGCATTTAAAAAAATCATCGTGCCTTTGAACCTTGTTCCTGTGGCATGATCACGATACATAAATCCCAGTTTGAGTCTACGTTTCACATGACTCTAccataacttcaaataataattaaaataaacatgttgtaaattGCGGGTGCGTTTCACGTGACGCGATTCACAATGTGTAGAAAAACAATAAGTGCGCAATATCGCGATTTATTTaaataaatttcataa encodes the following:
- the LOC138871404 gene encoding uncharacterized protein, whose product is MECIRTVNYIVLVNRETTRPFNATKRLRQGDPTSPFLFALVIESLSRSLYELKKEPTFQHHPRCKKLDITHMSVADDLLLFARVYFGGVKQDVKKQIFDHLGFEQAKISSWTAKNLSYVGRVQLVQSVIFGIQVYWAQLFTFPAKVQNSSDHITSSIRQIYLQLLEELPRVSWKCLVFQNSAPPKAIFTMWFLLHGRLPTKDRLANWGLSVTPHCVMCQGQVETREHLFVQCSYAIELWKKFMKWILRG